The following coding sequences lie in one Trichoderma breve strain T069 chromosome 1, whole genome shotgun sequence genomic window:
- a CDS encoding hsp70 protein domain-containing protein, with product MSESNGVKAAVEPGNRVAIGITFGNSNSSIAFTVDDKVEVIANEDGDRQIPTALSYVDGDEYYGTQAKAFLVRNPTNTIAYFRDFLGQEFKSIDPTHCHAAAHPQDASGAVSFTVKDKAGEDDAPSDISVSEAATRYLRRLVTAASEYLGKKVTSAVITVPTNFSEKQREALIKAASDADLEVLQLISDPIAAVLAYDARPEAKTEDKIIVVADLGGTRSDVAVVASRGGMYTILATAHDYEFAGVHLDQALMEYFAKEFIKKHTVDPRSNARSLAKLRLESEATKKALSLGTNAQFSVESLADGFDFSATLNRTRYEMVGRKVFEGFNRLVESVVKKAELDVLDVDEVIMCGGTSHTPRIATNFQSIFPESTVILAPATSTTAINPSELQARGAALQASLIQEYEAADIEQSTHPAVTTVKHISNAIGVVTVNAEGEDVFTPIMQAETAVPARRTVHIAAAAEGGDVLIKVVEGGTHIKVTKPEPKARVEEVPEDEDDSDFEDEEEEEKREKIWKIGSPLAEAAIKGVSKGGKVEVTINVAGDLSVTVTAREVGGKGGVRGNLQAP from the exons ATGTCTGAGAGCAACGGCGTCAAGGCCGCGGTCGAGCCCGGCAACCGGgttgccattggcatcaCCTTTGGCAactccaacagctccatTGCCTTTACCGTTGACGACAAGGTCGAGGTTATTGCCAACGAGGACGGTG ACCGACAGATCCCCACCGCTCTCTCCTAcgtcgatggcgatgagtACTACGGCACTCAGGCCAAGGCCTTCTTGGTCCGCAACCCGACTAACACCATTGCCTACTTCAGAGACTTCCTAGGCCAAGA GTTCAAGTCAATTGACCCCACACACTGCCATGCTGCCGCTCACCCCCAGGATGCCTCCGGCGCCGTCTCCTTCAccgtcaaggacaaggcggGCGAGGACGACGCACCTTCAGATATCTCAGTCTCCGAGGCCGCCACCCGATACCTGCGACGCCTCgtcaccgccgcctccgagTACCTGGGCAAGAAGGTCACCTCGGCCGTCATCACCGTCCCCACCAACTTCTCCGAGAAGCAGCGCGAGGCCCTGATCAAGGCCGCCAGTGATGCCGACCTCGAGGtcctccagctcatctccGACCCCATTGCCGCCGTGCTGGCCTACGATGCCCGCCCTGAGGCCAAGACTGAGGACAAGATCATTGTCGTCGCCGACCTGGGTGGCACCCGCTCTGACGTCGCCGTTGTTGCCTCAAGAGGCGGCATGTACACCATCCTGGCCACCGCTCACGACTACGAGTTCGCTGGTGTCCACCTCGACCAGGCCCTGATGGAGTACTTCGCCAAGGAGTTCATCAAGAAGCACACCGTCGACCCCCGATCAAACGCCAggagcttggccaagctgcgcCTCGAGTccgaggccaccaagaagGCCCTCAGCTTGGGCACCAACGCCCAGTTCAGCGTCGAGAGCTTGGCTGACGGATTCGACTTCTCCGCCACCCTCAACAGGACACGATATGAGATGGTTGGCCGCAAGGTCTTTGAGGGCTTCAACCGCCTTGTTGAGAGCGTTGTTAAGAAGGCCGAGCTCGACGTTCTGGACGTCGACGAGGTCATCATGTGCGGTGGTACCTCTCACACTCCCCGAATTGCCACCAACTTCCAGTCCATCTTCCCCGAGTCGACCGTCATCCTCGCACccgccaccagcaccaccgccatcaaCCCCTCTGAGCTGCAGGCCCGCGGTGCCGCTCTTCAGGCCTCGCTGATCCAAGAGTACGAGGCTGCCGATATCGAGCAGTCGACTCACCCCGCCGTCACCACCGTCAAGcacatctccaacgccatcGGTGTCGTCACCGTCAatgccgagggcgaggacgtCTTCACCCCCATCATGCAGGCCGAGACAGCTGTTCCCGCCCGCCGCACTGTTcacatcgccgccgctgccgagggTGGTGACGTCCTGATCAAGGTTGTCGAGGGTGGCACTCACATCAAGGTCACCAAGCCTGAGCCCAAGGCCAGAGTCGAGGAAGTCcccgaggatgaggacgactCTGActttgaggatgaggaagaggaggagaagcgcgaGAAGATCTGGAAGATTGGCTCACCGCtcgccgaggccgccatcaagggcgTCTCCAAGGGTGGCAAGGTCGAGGTCACCATTAACGTCGCCGGAGATCTCAGCGTGACCGTCACGGCTAGGGAAGTTGGCGGCAAGGGTGGTGTCAGGGGCAACCTACAGGCTCCTTAG
- a CDS encoding KH domain-containing protein, which produces MSSEPVFVLPGDRIDASLIPSNPKKPLRLGPGLRHVPPSDILPTLAGQLVTDRQKNAIRVETSNGRYIPRVGELVIGTINKSASEVYFVNLSDYTAPALLPQLSFESATKKTRPILAPGALVYARVTLANKHMDAELECVSASTGKADGLGPLVGGMLFTISLGMARLLMMPKKAQHGKLVVLDELADAGVQFETATGRNGRLWVDSDSAKAIIAVGRAIQETDEKSLSVDEQRKLVRRLIKELS; this is translated from the exons ATGTCTTCAGAACCGGTCTTTGTCCTGCCGGGCGACCGCATCGATGCCTCGTTGATACCTTCAAATCCAAAGAAGCCTCTCCGTCTGGGTCCGGGCCTGCGTCATGTCCCTCCGAGCGATATCCTCCCGACGCTGGCCGGCCAGCTAGTAACAGACCGACAGAAGAATGCCATTCGTGTAGAGACGTCAAATGGCAGG TATATCCCACGGGTGGGCGAGCTCGTCATCGGTACCATCAACAAATCCGCCTCTGAAGTCTACTTCGTCAACCTCTCCGATTACACCGCTCCCGCCCTCCTCCCTCAGCTCTCATTCGAATCCGCCACGAAAAAGACGCGCCCCATCCTAGCCCCCGGAGCGTTGGTCTACGCCCGCGTTACTCTGGCAAACAAGCACATGGATGCAGAGCTCGAATGTGTTTCTGCTTCAACAGGCAAAGCCGATGGTCTCGGGCCATTGGTAGGCGGCATGTTATTTACGATATCCCTTGGCATGGCCCGTCTCCTAATGATGCCCAAGAAGGCACAGCACGGCAAGCTTGTCGTTTTGGACGAGCTTGCTGACGCCGGCGTTCAGTTTGAGACGGCCACAGGCAGAAACGGCAGGTTATGGGTAGACAGCGATAGcgccaaggccatcattGCCGTCGGCAGAGCCATCCAGGAGACAGACGAAAAGTCGCTCAGCGTAGATGAGCAGAGAAAATTGGTCAGAAGATTAATCAAGGAACTGAGCTGA
- a CDS encoding RNA polymerase II transcription elongation factor domain-containing protein has translation MADLIDPTAKGNYPIILGDGLLGKTSNEIFTGIRYNHKPSFPASDARLKPSLPGKTSSYDLNFSNSDGTVGFAGTRSTDDDDYVLWFDPERKAFILDKVDSTFNMNLTRIPGNSNPEELRRRYPHLENGQKVGDKKSGANKDKLKSTPKADEKSITVQTKEMQKKFEKKHLDKKSSDKVFLEKKPLVEKKPVDKKPLLDKKLTDRKPTDTEKNTPEKNTPEKNTPEKKSVDKKPTEKKSSLEKKMFEKKQLGKPLPKKIDLKLPVPEPPKPSESKPRKKKDDDEDEEDEDDDGDLLIEYPGAEAPARQTHFSPAFPAPRRFDDFMDQRESEVEEEEEDEPMDVDEEEEEGEEDGDAGAGGANDTADLEYDLEQELENAFEKLDNNDQDNGYYYSNNNGNDDDESEISEED, from the exons ATGGCCGACCTGATTGATCCGACAGCAAAGGGCAACTATCCCATCATTCTCGGCGATGGCTTGCTGGGGAAAACGTCCAACGAGATCTTTACAGGCATTCGCT ATAACCACAAACCGTCCTTCCCTGCGTCCGACGCACGATTAAAGCCCTCTCTTCCCGGAAAAACGAGCTCCTACGACCTGAACTTTTCCAACTCGGACGGAACAGTCGGATTTGCCGGAACACGCTCGACCGACGATGACGACTATGTCTTGTGGTTTGACCCCGAGCGCAAGGCGTTTATTCTTGACAAGGTCGACTCGACGTTTAATATGAATCTCACGCGTATCCCTGGGAATAGCAACCCGGAGGAACTACGGCGGCGATACCCTCATCTAGAGAACGGCCAAAAGGTGGGAGACAAGAAGAGCGGAGCAAACAAGGACAAACTCAAGTCGACACCAAAGGCTGATGAGAAGAGCATTACCGTCCAGACCAAGGAGATGCAGAAGAAGTTTGAAAAGAAGCACCTTGACAAGAAGTCTTCCGACAAGGTGTTCCTCGAGAAGAAACCCCTAGTAGAGAAGAAACCCGTCGACAAGAAACCGCTGCTCGACAAGAAGCTGACGGATAGAAAGCCGACGGATACGGAGAAGAATACGCCGGAGAAGAATACGCCGGAGAAGAATACGCCGGAGAAGAAATCAGTAGATAAAAAGCCGACCGAGAAGAAATCGtcgttggagaagaagatgtttgAGAAGAAACAACTGGGAAAGCCGCTTCCCAAAAAGATTGACCTCAAACTTCCCGTGCCGGAACCGCCCAAGCCATCAGAGTCCAAGCctcgaaagaagaaggatgatgatgaagatgaggaagatgaagacgatgatggtgATCTTCTCATCGAATATCCCGGCGCAGAGGCCCCGGCTAGACAGACTCATTTCTCGCCGGCCTTCCCTGCCCCTCGGCGCTTTGATGACTTCATGGACCAGCGTGAATCCGaagtggaggaggaagaggaagatg AGCCCATGGAcgtggatgaggaggaggaagagggagaagaggatggggatgcaggagcaggaggagccaACGACACTGCCGATTTGGAATACGACTTGGAACAAGAATTGGAAAATGCCTTTGAAAAATTGGATAACAACGACCAAGATAATGGCTACTAttacagcaacaacaatggcaacgacgatgacgaaagCGAAATCAGTGAGGAAGATTAG
- a CDS encoding ribonucleases p/MRP protein subunit POP1 domain-containing protein, translating into MASNHSTGGQSGSASKKRGAPAANGRSDAFMQKRAKVHAARNIPTQAADAALKDGELDLVAFVAAHEFEIRALEQSMATSKAVRASRAFQQVPRGLRRRTASHNPKRVPRRLRMAKRLRILAARKRKRKQSKADDNSQNDPKEASKDAGVVGRTPRPKVRRNALNEPPKPPAKFRKRQMNKTWLPTHQWHAKRARMTEPKEPLWRFAIPLTPNEKIYRPTHRAQGERGTMVWDMAYMSTIGLYGNFAGMRRVLQRVGVTHDSCWDDRGSKWRQGTRAWTGILSRERVGVQRPMCQSTIIWDPEPQSQNAEQGQGEGEAEQHGAEKKTQRRVFIRVHPSAFLELFNELLRLTKMENPRLYIEDLRFEIGSIELSGPASTETLLSVLAAYPSGSSPRNKHAELFESLKGLTNPAALPNNSILNFTAQDPRLRYPPRRMEFPETEQAETELLTTIAKWPAEENLQPSLLFDRQARHKASCLPSQKSINRRRSKVTSGALLKPTSLDPPIPITLIASRSAAGTQAQGTWTLLAPWKCILPLWYSIVHCPLVSGGNPRFAGLNETMQVAFERSLPWFPADFLGTDAGAEWELERRQRRKRKWARRPKSKRVEWASLNLGAGRQGEIGDGHACDFEYLFGLVQQRPRQQNKDSRASPDGDSGEAMDVDGEDSAPTEKKGDEMPYLKLLSSIPKASFNSLVSPSPTTQPLPPNAIACVRISLLSRGVVSPCARIYRLPSVPISIPPSSDAEVPASIPPEATCLPSDLRSQWLSRIPSSSTSKSTSSSQSQPKRRASRLDDMETRKRLLAQELLAAPPSLDGTPAPNEVDIGGHHPLVPNAGDLIGFVTTGSFCLANGRGAAIGSIAVEKVLPDIRANSKEGRLCIVRNAGENVGWIARWEVV; encoded by the exons ATGGCCTCGAATCATTCCACAGGCGGACAATCCGGTTCGGCCTCCAAAAAGCGCGGCGCTCCTGCTGCCAACGGCCGAAGCGATGCGTTCATGCAGAAGCGCGCCAAGGTCCACGCCGCACGCAACATCCCCACGCAAGCTGCCGATGCTGCACTCAAAGATGGCGAGCTGGATCTGGTGGCCTTTGTGGCTGCTCACGAGTTTGAGATCCGCGCTTTGGAACAGAGCATGGCCACGTCCAAGGCAGTGAGGGCCAGCAGAGCTTTCCAACAGGTGCCCCGCGGGCTGAGAAGACGGACGGCGAGTCACAATCCTAAGCGGGTGCCTCGAAGGCTGCGG ATGGCCAAGAGACTTCGGATACTCGCAGCgcgaaagaggaagaggaagcaaagCAAGGCCGACGACAATAGCCAGAACGATCCAAAAGAGGCAAGCAAAGACGCTGGTGTTGTGGGAAGGACTCCCAGACCCAAGGTACGGAGGAACGCGCTCAACGAACCGCCGAAGCCGCCTGCAAAGTTCAGAAAGCGCCAGATGAACAAAACCTGGCTGCCGACACATCAATGGCATGCAAAGAGGGCTCGCATGACAGAACCCAAGGAGCCCTTGTGGCGCTTCGCCATTCCATTGACACCAAACGAAAAGATTTACCGGCCGACACACAGGGCGCAGGGAGAGCGTGGTACCATGGTTTGGGACATGGCTTATATGAGCACGATTGGTCTATATGGAAACTTTGCCGGCATGAGAAGGGTACTTCAGAGGGTCGGAGTGACGCACGACTCTTGCTGGGATGATAGAGGGAGCAAATGGAGGCAGGGCACAAGAGCGTGGACTGGCATCTTGAGCAGAGAAAGAGTCGGGGTTCAGCGGCCCATGTGCCAATCGACCATCATTTGGGACCCTGAGCCACAGTCTCAGAATGCCGAGCAAGGTCAGGGAGAAGGTGAGGCTGAACAACACGGAGCTGAGAAAAAGACACAGAGACGGGTTTTTATCAGGGTCCATCCTTCAGCTTTTCTAGAGCTATTTAATGAGCTGCTACGCttgacaaagatggaaaaccCGCGGTTATACATTGAGGATCTGCGATTCGAAATCGGAAGCATTGAGCTCTCTGGCCCTGCGTCCACAGAGACGCTACTATCTGTCTTGGCGGCGTATCCGTCTGGATCGAGCCCAAGGAACAAACATGCCGAGTTATTCGAGTCATTAAAGGGGCTAACAAATCCGGCAGCCTTACCAAATAATTCAATTCTAAACTTTACAGCCCAAGATCCTCGGTTGAGATATCCGCCGCGGAGGATGGAGTTTCCCGAGACCGAACAGGCAGAGACCGAATTATTAACCACAATCGCCAAGTGGCCCGCCGAAGAGAACCTGCAGCCCTCACTTTTATTCGACCGGCAGGCCCGTCACAAGGCCTCGTGTTTGCCCTCTCAAAAGTCCATCAacagaaggagaagcaaagtCACGTCTGGAGCGCTGTTGAAGCCAACAAGCCTGGACCCTCCCATTCCCATCACCCTCATTGCCTCGCGTTCTGCAGCGGGTacacaagcacaaggaaCATGGACTCTCCTTGCACCCTGGAAATGCATCCTCCCTCTGTGGTATAGCATCGTTCATTGTCCGCTGGTCTCAGGTGGCAACCCGCGGTTTGCAGGACTAAACGAGACAATGCAAGTTGCCTTTGAGCGCAGTCTTCCATGGTTCCCAGCTGACTTTCTCGGAACCGATGCTGGAGCAGAATGGGAGCTTGAGCGGAGACAGAGGCGAAAGAGGAAGTGGGCGAGACGCCCCAAAAGCAAGAGGGTCGAGTGGGCGTCGCTCAACCTGGGCGCAGGGCGACAGGGCGAGATTGGAGATGGACATGCCTGTGACTTTGAATACTTGTTTGGTCTTGTACAGCAGCGGCCGCGGCAGCAGAACAAGGACTCGAGAGCCTCGCCAGATGGTGATTCGGGTGAAGCaatggatgttgatggcgAAGACTCAGCGCCTACCGAGAAAAAGGGCGACGAGATGCCGTACCTCAAGCTGTTGAGCAGCATCCCCAAGGCCTCATTCAACAGTCTTGTTTCGCCATCCCCGACTACACAACCACTCCCTCCAAACGCAATCGCTTGTGTCCGTATATCGCTCCTCTCACGAGGCGTTGTCAGCCCATGCGCGAGGATATACCGCCTCCCCTCCGTTCCCATCTCCATACCACCGTCTTCCGATGCTGAAGTCCCCGCAAGCATACCTCCAGAGGCTACATGTCTTCCATCAGATCTTCGCTCACAGTGGCTTTCACGtatcccatcatcatccactTCAAAGtctacatcatcttctcagTCTCAGCCCAAAAGGAGAGCGTCTCGGTTAGATGACATGGAGACGCGAAAACGCCTTCTAGCACAGGAACTCCTCGCTGCTCCACCAAGCCTGGACGGCACCCCAGCGCCGAACGAGGTCGACATCGGAGGACACCATCCGCTCGTGCCCAATGCAGGGGACCTCATCGGCTTCGTCACCACAGGGTCGTTTTGCCTTGCCAACGGCCGaggcgctgccattgggAGCATCGCCGTGGAGAAGGTGTTGCCAGACATCAGGGCAAATTCCAAGGAGGGAAGGCTGTGTATCGTGAGGAACGCCGGCGAGAACGTCGGCTGGATTGCGAGGTGGGAGGTTGTGTAA
- a CDS encoding glutathione-dependent formaldehyde-activating enzyme domain-containing protein, giving the protein MSSTDQPETITGGCVCASVRYTVTFPPDHDFANSCTTCQCEQCRKNTGSLIFRSHRLPKSAVQYTANSTLKVYSATPHCERGFCTNCGSFLFWQRDNRDYTCLTVGCFDGPALAQYGPLLTAAKRHLFCEREVPGVTDHLAGERFAQDDE; this is encoded by the exons ATGTCTTCAACCGACCAACCAGAGACAATCACAGGCGGCTGCGTCTGCGCATCAGTCCGCTACACCGTGACGTTTCCCCCAGACCACGACTTTGCCAACAGC TGCACCACATGCCAATGCGAGCAGTGCCGCAAAAACACCGGCTCCCTCATCTTCCGCTCCCACAGACTACCCAAGTCCGCCGTCCAATACACGGCCAACTCGACGCTCAAGGTGTACTCGGCCACGCCTCACTGCGAGCGCGGCTTCTGCACAAACTGCGGcagctttctcttctggcaGCGCGACAACCGCGACTACACCTGCCTCACGGTCGGCTGCTTCGACGGGCCAGCTCTAGCGCAGTACGGGCCTCTCTTGACGGCGGCCAAGCGGCATTTGTTCTGTGAGAGGGAGGTGCCTGGCGTTACGGATCATTTGGCGGGCGAGAGGTTTGCACAAGacgatgaatga